A stretch of the Stegostoma tigrinum isolate sSteTig4 unplaced genomic scaffold, sSteTig4.hap1 scaffold_86, whole genome shotgun sequence genome encodes the following:
- the LOC132209324 gene encoding gastrula zinc finger protein XlCGF7.1-like — translation MRMLPCTDCVKSFNQLRCLNKHSTILNPEKLHVFLCKRGFSKSSNLERHKDTSTMDKPWKCEYCGKRFSWPSQLEIHGRTLTGARPFTCSKCGRGFRESSNLLAHQRVHTNDRPFKCSDCGKCYKCSGDLMSHKRVHTNEKPFRCSHCKTGVRKSSELCVHQRTHTGERPYTCSACRKGFINSSNLLRHQRVHSVKRTFKCSDCEETFKSSNNLLRHQRTHTGEKPFTCSVCGKAFTRSSTLVTHQRIHTGERPFTCSMCVKKFTCASHLLKHQRTHTEDRPFTCSVCGKGFTESSNLLQHQRVHN, via the coding sequence ATGAGAATGTTACCGTGCACTGactgtgtaaagagctttaaCCAATTACGATGCCTGAATAAGCATTCCACCATTCTCAACCCAGAGAAATTACACGTTTTTTTATGTAAAAGAGGTTTCAGCAAATCATCCAACCTGGAGAGACACAAAGACACCAGCACCATGGacaaaccatggaaatgtgagtactgtgggaagagattcagttggccatcccagctggaaatacATGGACGCACTCTCACGGGGGccaggccgttcacctgctccaaGTGTGGAAGAGGATTCAGAGAGTCATCCAACCTGCTTGctcaccagcgggttcacactaatgacagaccttttaaatgttcagACTGTGGAAAGTGCTAcaaatgttctggtgacctgatGTCCCATAAACGTGTTCACACCAATGAGAAACCTTTCAGGTGCTCTCACTGCAAGACTGGAGTCAGAAAATCATCTGAACTCTGTGTACATCAGCGCacccacactggggagaggccatatACCTGCTCTGCATGCAGGAAGGGATTCATTAATTCATCCAACCtgttgagacaccagcgagttcattcTGTGAAGAGAACTTTTAAATGTTCTGACTGTGAGGAGACTTTTAAAagtagcaataacctgctgagacaccaacgcactcacactggagagaagccattcacctgctctgtgtgtgggaaagcaTTTACACGATCATCGACCCTGGTcacacaccagcgaattcacactggggagcgaccattcacctgctccatgtgtgtaAAGAAATTCACATGTGCATCTCACCTTCTGAAACACCAACGCACTCATACAGAGGACAGGCCATTTACTTGCTCtgtttgtgggaagggattcactgagTCATCCAATCTGCTGcaacatcagcgagttcacaaCTGA